The Triticum aestivum cultivar Chinese Spring chromosome 3A, IWGSC CS RefSeq v2.1, whole genome shotgun sequence genome includes a region encoding these proteins:
- the LOC123061168 gene encoding sec-independent protein translocase protein TATC, chloroplastic isoform X2: MGSAGALLSHPPPQVGSILLRRHHISLPHLSSCMPEPLHCRRRHLRCSAVEGSSRQDTNLPASQREESPSSSLGATLQDPLPGRVENGSFEGVTQEEDQSSLYNFLYPSKELLPDDKEMSIFDHLEELRARIFISVLAVGASIIGCFAFSKDIIKILEAPVSVQGVRFLQLSPGEFFFTTLKVSGYCGLLIGSPIILYEIIAFVLPGLTKDERKFLGPIVLGSSVLFYLGILFSYTVLAPAALNFFVNYAEGAVESIWSIDQYFEFVLVLLFSTGLSFQVC; the protein is encoded by the exons ATGGGAAGCGCAGGAGCGCTGCTCTCCCACCCGCCACCGCAAGTCGGCAGCATCCTCCTCCGTCGCCACCACATCTCTCTTCCCCATCTCTCCTCATGCATGCCCGAgcccctccactgccgccgccggcaccttcgCTGTTCCGCTGTTGAGGGGAGCAGCAGACAGGACACGAATTTGCCAGCGTCTCAAAGAGAAGAGTCTCCATCGAGCAGCCTCGGCGCCACCCTCCAAGATCCACTTCCAGGACGTG TCGAAAATGGTTCTTTTGAAGGTGTCACACAGGAAGAAGATCAGAGTAGTCTATACAATTTTCTTTATCCAAGCAAAGAGCTACTTCCAGATGATAAGGAAATGAGTATATTTGATCATCTAGAGGAACTTCGTGCGAGGATATTTATATCAGTATTGGCTGTTGGAGCTTCAATAATTGGTTGTTTTGCTTTCTCCAAAGATATAATTAAGATTCTTGAAGCGCCTGTTAGTGTTCAGGGTGTCAGATTTTTGCAGCTCTCCCCTGGAGAATTTTTCTTTACAACATTGAAG GTCTCTGGTTATTGTGGCCTCCTAATCGGAAGTCCTATAATTTTGTACGAGATCATAGCATTTGTTCTCCCTGGTTTAACCAAGGATGAGCGGAAATTCCTAGGGCCCATTGTTTTGGGTTCTTCAGTTCTGTTCTACCTTGGCATTTTATTCTCCTACACTGTTCTTGCTCCAGCAGCATTGAACTTCTTCGTGAATTATGCCGAAGGAGCGGTGGAATCGATATGGTCAATAGACCAGTACTTTGAGTTCGTACTTGTGCTTCTGTTCAGCACAGGATTATCTTTTCAG GTTTGCTAG